Sequence from the Nitrospinaceae bacterium genome:
TGCGGAGCATGAAGGAAAAACTGCGCCTTCTCAACAACCGCATACAAAATGTCCGGGAAGAAGAGAAGACCCGCATTTCCCGGCAGGTCCACGACGAATTAGGACAGTCTTTGACAGCTTTGAAGATGGATGTGACTTATCTTGAGAGAAAAATTCCCGGCGAACAATTGCTCTTGTTGGAAAAGACGCGGGCAATGAAAGAGCTGATCGATTCCACCGTGAAATCCGTTCAGATGATTTCTATGAATTTGCGCCCCCCCATTCTCGATGCGTTTGGGATATGCGAAGCCATCGCCTGGCAGGCAGATGAATATAGAGTCCGCACGGGCATCGAGTTTGATCTGAACTGCTTGAATGAACACGTGTCGCTGAGCCGGGGCGTTTCTACCACTTTATTCAGGGTTTTTCAGGAAATGTTGACCAATATCATTCGCCACGCGGAAGCGGGCAAGGTGCAAATCAGCTTGAACCCCCATGACGACCAGCTGACCCTTGAGGTGAAGGATAACGGCAAGGGGATTGAGGCCGGGCTGATCGACAATCCCAAATCACTGGGGCTTCTTGGGATTCAGGAGCGTGTGCGAAATTTGGGAGGCGAATTTACTATCAAAGGAAGCCCTGGAAAAGGGACCACGGCTACGGTAAGAATTCCCTGTAAAAGTGACGATGCCAACCCATAATTCGAAAATAAAAGTTTTCATCGCCGACGATCATGCCATTGTCCGGCAGGGCTTAAAGCAAATCCTTTCTGAAACTTCTAATCTAATCGTTGTGGGGGAGGCGGGGAACGGCAAGGAAGTCTTGCAAAAAATTGAGGGCACCAAAGTGGATGTTCTTTTAATGGATTACGACATGCCAGGAAAAAACGGCCTGGATGTACTGATTGAATTGAAAAGCATCCTCCCGAATTTGCCGGTGATTATCATAAGCATTTTTCCCGAAGAACATTACGGAACCCGGTTTCTTAAAGCCGGAGCATCGGGTTATTTGACCAAAGGCAGTGCCCCGGAACAGGTGGTCGAAGCCATTAAAACCGTCTATTGCGGTGGTAATTTCGTGAGCCCCAATCTGACGGCGAAACTGGTGTCCGAATTAAAAAAAGATTCCGCAAAACTGCCGCACGAAATTCTTTCCGACCGGGAGTTTCAGGTGTTCATCATGATTGCCTCTGGCAAACGACTTAAAACCATCGCTGAGGAACTTTCTCTCAGTGTCAACACCGTCAGCACCCACAGGACCCGCATCCTCGAAAAACTGGAAATGGCAAGCAACTCAGATTTGACCTATTACGCGGTAAAAAACGGTTTGATAAACTGAGAAACTTTCCCGTTTAAAGTCTTCCACCCTGTCTTTCTGCTGAACGCCTCCTTCGTAGTAAAAACACTACAGACGAATCAGGAGATGTTCACCCCCGATTGGTTATTCCGAGGATATTTTTTTCTTTGGCTTCTTCCTACAATCATATCAAGTACAAAAGAGCCCATGGCCTTTTCAGCATAGGCACTGAAACGTAGCACGCGGGGAGCTTAAATACAGCTGATTTATTTGTTTGAAAAGGATGAGGCATTCGTTGAATTCTTTTAAACCTAGATGACGCTCCTATCAGGGGTTCAACGAGGCCTTGTCTCTCGAAGCGGAACCTCAAATTGAAAACTAAAATCGAAAGGGGATCACAATGGCTAAAGGAAAAGTGCTGGTGGTTGATGATGAAGCAGATGTGAGAGACGTAATCCGCCTTCACCTGGAAGGGGCAGGGTATAATATCCTGGAAGCCGAAAATGGTGAAATGGCCATCGCTAATCTTCGTGAAGAAGATAATATGGTCAATGTCGGGCTCATTTTATGCGACATTCGCATGCCAAAGGTCAATGGCATTGAATGCATCCAGTTTTTAAGCCGTGAAGCTCCAGGAATCCCGGTGGTCGTCGTTACCGGATACCCCGACACGGAAATGGCTACCTCATTGCTGAAGAATGGCGTCAAAGATTATTTGGTCAAGCCGGTGGAGAAGGAGAAACTCCTAAAAACGGTGGAAAAAATCGTTGCCGCAGGCAAGGGTATCGGGCTTTAGTGGGCTTCCACCATTTTTTACGGAATATTTCTTCGGATTTTTCATCAAGAGAATAAAGAGGAGCTGGCTCTATTAATTATCAAACCAGGAAATCAAAATACATATGCTGATTGGTTTTAATGCCGCAGCTCCTCTTGTTCGTCTTGTGAAAACTTTAAAAAAGGATTCAGGTTATGAAGTTCGCAAAGGCTGCCCCATTCTCTTTTTCAACTGCGTTTCAAAAAAATGTTTGTTTATCCTTTTTCATTTTATTGCTCATTCCCGGATTTATTTCCACAGGGCATGCGGAGCAGGCCGCAAAAATCATCAATGAGCAGTGTGCCGCCTGTCACCGCCTTTCCGGAGAAGCCAAATCGAGGTTTGAACTTCAAGCTCCCGATTTGATGTGGGCGGGTGTCAAATTCAAACGTCCCTGGCTGGTGAGTTTCCTGACGGGTCAACAAGAAAATATTTATCAGAAAAATTATCGATGGGATGAAACGATCCAGCCCGCGAAACATTTGGCTTTATCCAGAACCGATGCTGAGGCGGTTGCTGACTACATCAAAAAGAATTTGCGGGACCCCAGAGTGAAAAAAGATGCGATCGACCTCACGCACTTCACCGAACTTCAGGCTTCCTTTGGCAGGCAGTTATTTATAGAACATTCATGCACCGGGTGCCACCAGATCATGGACAACGGCAAAAAAGTGGGTGGTCCCCAGAGCACCTCCATGTTCAATTCGGGAAAACGGTTGGACAAGGACTGGATTCTCCGCTTCAACTCGAATCCCCCGGATTTTGTTCCCCACAGTGGAGAATTTGTGGCGGACGTGAGCGAATTGGGACTCCATTACGTTACGGGTTTTCTGGCTACAGAGGGAGATGATAGCTTTAAATTTTACGAACCCTGGAAGAACGGTCATTTCAAAAATGCCGACACCAATCGAGGAGGGGTCATTTATAAGGAATATTGCATGCAGTGTCATGGTGCGAAAGGAGAGGGGGACGGTCCCGCCGCATCCGGGTTGGAACCCAAACCTGCGATTCACGCAAAAATGGCGATGGATCAAATGCCTCTGGATTACCTCTACAACGTGGTTTATTACGGAGGCAAAGCCGTTGGGAAATCCCCATATATGCCTTATTGGGGGCTGACCCTCGGAGAACAGGGAGTGGCGGACGTCATCTCTTATATGCAGGAAACCTTCAAAGGAGAGGAAGAAGTCGCCGTGTCTCCGGGCAACAAGGCAGTTGCTTCCGGCCTTTGTCCTCAGCCACGCAAGACCAAAAAAGCGCCGTCAAAGTTTCTGAAGAAGCAGAATCCTCTGAAACCCTCCGCGGAAAATGTCAAGACGGGAGAATCGCTGTTTCAGAAAAAAGCGAAACCTCTGGCCTGCGCTCAGTGCCATGGGAAAACGGGCAATGGTATGGGACCTCTGGGGGGAGGACTGAATCCGAAACCGCGGAATTTCACCTGCTCCGAAACCATGAAAGAACTGGAAGATGGACAATTATTCTGGGTCATCAAAAATGGATCTTCAGGTACAGGCATGATGGCATACCAGGGCCTCAAGGACGATGAGATCTGGAAACTGGTTCTTTATCTCAGAGAGTTTGCGAAATAAAAGAAAAGCGTTTCGAACCTTCAAGCATTGTCGGCATGGTGGGTTCGGACTCTGTTTTCCAGTTTCCGCAATTAAGGCTGAAAAAGTTATATTCGTTGGAGACAAATTAAAATGAACAAATGGACAGTTTTAAAAACTTCGGGTGTGTTGTTCATGATCTTTAGTTTAGCAGATATCTGCTGGGCGGAGCCAACCGACATCACCGTCCGGGTGATCAGCCGGGACGCCAAATTCATCGGCACCAGTATGGGTGGAGTCTTGGTCACCGTCAGTGACGCTCAAACAGGCGAAATTCTTTCGCAGGGAAAAACAGCCGGCGGCACCGGAGACACCAACCGTATTATTAAACAGCCCCACAAACGAGGGGTTCCGTTGTCTACAGAGAGCGCGGCAAAGTTTTCGGCCACACTTGAATTAAAGGAACCGCGTCTTATCGAAGTGACGGCCTTCGGCCCTTTGGGACAGCGTCAAGGGGCCAATCGCGTATCTGCCGTTCAGTGGGTGGTTCCCGGCAAACATTTGACAGGTGGCGACGGCTGGCTCCTTGAAATGCCGGGATTCATCGTCGATGTATTGGCGCCTCCCACGCACTTGAAATTAAAGGGAACACCGCAGACG
This genomic interval carries:
- a CDS encoding DNA-binding response regulator, encoding MPTHNSKIKVFIADDHAIVRQGLKQILSETSNLIVVGEAGNGKEVLQKIEGTKVDVLLMDYDMPGKNGLDVLIELKSILPNLPVIIISIFPEEHYGTRFLKAGASGYLTKGSAPEQVVEAIKTVYCGGNFVSPNLTAKLVSELKKDSAKLPHEILSDREFQVFIMIASGKRLKTIAEELSLSVNTVSTHRTRILEKLEMASNSDLTYYAVKNGLIN